The DNA segment AAGGAAAGAAGAACACTGATTGATGAATTAGCAGGTGTAGCTCTTTTTGATAGCAGAATTGAACAAACGCATTCAAAACTGAATGATGTGTTTGAGAGGCAAGAACGATGCGAAATTTTAGAAAATGAGTTGCAATCTAGCAAGATAAAGCTTGAAAAGGAATGTGAAAAAGCAAAAAAATATAAAGAGTTAAAGGCAAAACTATTTCATATTAAGGAGATTGAAAAAGTACTTTTATTCGATAAACAAGTTCAGAATATTCAATTAATTAAGCAAAAAAATACTAACTTACTCAACAGTAAGATTTTACTTAATCAACAAAAAGAATCTCTTAGTAAAGAAATAAACGTTTTGCTAGATGCAATGAAAGTAATGATTGCAGAATTAAAAGAGAAAGGAGAAGATACTTTAATCAAAGTAAATTCTGATATTGGCAGTATTAATTCAAATTTAAGAGAATTAGAAAGAGTAGCTATTGTTAACAAAGAGGAAGGAATTAAATTACAAGAGCAACGGGATAATATTGCAATTTCTAAAAAAAATACTGAGTTAGAAAAGAATCAGCAAGAAAAATTTAATGATAATTTTCTAGAAAAATTAAACTTGAAGATTCAAGATTTAACGCTAAAGCATAAGTTATCAAGAAAAAAACTTTCTGATGCGGCAGGAGAATCAGGTGAATTTTCGAAGCAAAGCATAAAGTTGAATAATGAATTAGATTATCTAAAATCTTTAATCCAACCTCTCGAATCTAGTAAAAGAAATATTGAAGAGGAGATCATACAAATTAATATTCAAAGAGACGAAATATCATCTCAAATAGAAGGTTTCAAGTTAGAAACAAAAAAACTATCAGAATTTAATCAAATCAATGGAAAATCAACTGATGCAAAAAATCGTATTTTGAGCAGTATTAGATCTGAAATTGATACTTTAAAACTTGAAATAGAAGTGTTAAATAAAACTAAAGTAAGGCTAAACAATGAACAATTAAGGCTTGAAAAGGATCTATCAAGATGTGAAAGTAGAAAAGAAGCTCTTAATGAAACAAGAGGATCATATGCATTAAGAGTACTTTTAGAGGCGGGTTTAGAGGGTATACATGGATATGTTGCTCAATTGGCCGCAGTTAATGAAAAGCATAGGTATGCCTTGGAAATTGCAGCTGGGAATAGACTGGGACAAATAGTTGTGGATAATGACACTATTGCTTCAAGATCAATTGAAATTCTTAAAAAAAAGAAAGCTGGAAGATTAACCTTTCTCCCACTTAATAGAATCAAAATTCATAGAAAAAATTTTGCACTGACAAGATTTGAAAATTCTAAAGAAAATGGATTTGTTGATAAGGCTTTTAATTTAATTGATTGTGATGATGTTTATACTGATGTTTTTAGATATGTTTTTGGGGAAACAGTAGTCTTTTCCGATTTAGAGTCAGCGAAATTATCTAATCAAAAAATTAGAATTGTTACTTTAAGCGGAGAACTCTTGGAAGTTAGTGGTGCAATTACTGGAGGTAGTAAAGTTAATAAAGATCTAGCTTATAGGTTTGGAACTAATAATGATATTGATGAGGCGCACCCCATTAAACAAAGGCTTTCACTAATTGATGAAGCTTTGAGAAAATCAGATAATGATGTTGTAAATAAAACTAATAAGTTGAATAAATTAAATTTTAATCAAAGGGAAATATTAGAAGATTGCGTATCCTCTAATAAAGAAATCGAAGTAAATAATAATTCCTTAAAAGTTTCGATGCAAAGAATCGATGATAATACTCTGAGGCTAAAAAAGCTTACTAGTCAAAATAATTTACTAAACGAGAAATTGGATCATATTCAGAGCGAAATAAAACCATTAAAAAGTAAGTTGAATGAATTGGAGATAGTTCTAAAAAAGAATTATGAAGATAATCAAAGATCTTCTTTAATGACTCATAATAATGATTTTGAAAAACTAGATAAAGAACTTGAATTATTAACTCAAGAGAAAGATGAATTATTAAATAAAAAGAACCAATTTGTGTTAAATCAAGAACGTATTAAAAATCAATTAAATCTAATATCTTTACAAGAAAAGAATCTTCAAGAATCAATTAAAGAGCTTTCAAATGCACATAATGAATGGATAAAGAAAAGAGATGGTTATAAAAAAGAGCTTGCAAGTCTTGATGATCAAAAATCATTACTTGAAAAGGATCTTGGAATATTAAGAAGAAAAAGGGATGAGTTGAATTCATCTATTTCTAATAAAAGACAAGAAATCAATGAGTTCACTCTTAAGTTGGAATATCTCGAAAGAGATATAAGTTCTCTAAATGAGGAAATGCGTAGCGAAACTATAAAGTTAGAAAACTATAAAAAAGAGCTACCAGATCCTTTGCCCAGCTTTGGAGAATATGAAAGTATAACTCTTGATTCGTTACAGTCAGAGATCGTAATTCTTAATACGAAATTGGAAAGTTTAGAACCGGTTAATATGTTGGCCTTAGATGAATTAGAGGAATTGACAGAAAGATTAAATAATTTAATAGAGAGACTGGAAGTGTTATCTAATGAAAGATCCGAGTTGTTATTAAGAATAGAAACTGTTTCAACCATGCGACAAGAAGCCTTTATGCAGGCATTTAAGGAAGTTGATAAGCATTTTAGAGAGATCTTTGCCAATTTATCTGATGGAGATGGCTTCCTTCAGCTTGAAAACTCCGATGCTCCTTTGGAGGGAGGTTTAACTTTAGTGGCTCATCCTAAAGGAAAAAATGTTAGAAGATTAGCTTCAATGTCAGGTGGTGAAAAATCGTTAACGGCTTTGAGTTTTTTATTCGCTTTGCAAAAATACAAACCTTCTCCATTTTATGCATTAGATGAAGTAGATAGTTTTTTGGATGGTATTAACGTTGAAAGGTTATCAAAATTAATAACAAGTCAGTCATCAAATGCTCAATTTATAGTCGTAAGCCATAGAAGACCTATGATAAGTGCATCTGAACGAACAATTGGTGTTGCTCAAGCAAGAGGTGCTAATACTCAAGTTGTTGGATTACCAAATGCTGCATAATCACACTTTTGCAAAATTTTACGTCAGAATAGCAGAAAGATATTAATGAGTTTGTCGAACACATCCACAAATAATAATGGTCGTAATTCCGTACCTAGCGAACGTCTATGGTTAAGATCGGAACTTATGGGGACGCAGGTTATTACTACTGATACTGGTAGGAGATTAGGTGTTGTAGGTGAAGTAGTCGTTGATATTGATAGAAGAGAGGTAGTTGCTTTAGGCCTTAGAGATAATCCTCTTACAAGATTTTTACCTGGTTTACCTAAATGGATGCCTCTTGAAAGCATAAAGCAGGTTGGCGATGTAATTTTGGTAGATTCTTTAGATTCATTAAGTGATGGGTTTTCTCCTGAAAGATATGGGAAAGTTATAAATTGTCAGGTAATTACGGAATCTGGCCAGCTTCTTGGAAGAGTTCTCGGATTTTCTTTCGATATTGAGACTGGAGATTTGATTTCTCTAGTTACGGGTGCTGTGGGAGTCCCCATTCTCGGTGAGGGTGTTTTAAGTACTTGGGAAATCCTTGTGGATGAAATAGTCAGTAGCGGTACTGACAGAATAATTGTTTATGAAGGGGCAGAAGAAAAACTGAAGCAACTCAGTAGTGGATTACTCGATAAACTTGGAGTAGGTGGTTCTTCTTGGGATGAAAGGGAATCGAATAGATATTCAGCAAATCTTGTTCCAGTAGAGAACCAACTACTATCGGGTTCTGAATCAGAAGAACAAAACAATTTAATAGAAGAATTTAAAGAAGAAGATATAGAAGAGGAAGAGTATGAAGAAGAACTTGAATATGTAGAAATTGAGACAGCAAAAGAAAAAATCAATAATAAGAAACAACTTTATTTAGATAATGACTCCTCTGAACAATTAGGTAATCAAATTAAAAAAGAGAATATGAAAGAATTTGTTGTTCAAAGACAATCTATATCAAATCGGGCTTCAAAGAGACCAATTCAAAGATCTCAAGAACCTTTAGATATTGAACCTGTTGAAGACAAAAAAATAGTCATAGATAATGATCAATCAGAGTCTTTTGAAATTGATGATCCTTGGTAATTACTTTTTATTTAACTGAGTTTTTTGATTGAATTAAAAATAATATAAGCTAATTTTTTAACTGCACCAGTTTTGCCTCGATGTTTTGTTAAATTATTTTTTTGCTCTTTTAAATATTTTTTATTTTTTATTAGAAATAGAGCTTCATTTGCGATTTGTCTGGGTGAAATGTTCCCGATCCTTTCTGGAATAATTAACTTATTAGCTTTTATATTTGGCCATGCAAAAAATTTTTTTTTCTTTAAATACCAATTTTTAATTATAAATGTAAAGAATTTATTGATGAAAGAGATTTTCCCAATTATTCCTAAGATACCGTCCCAAGCATTCATTACATTTAAATGTTGAGTAGGGAGAATAACTATCATAGGTAAAGCAAGTGAAGCTAATTCAGCAGTATTTGCTCCAACTGTGGTAATTGCGAGATCACATTTTTTTAGTACTTCATAGCAAGGGTGTTTATTAATTAAATAAATTTTTGTATTATTTGAGGTTTCAATGACAGAATCAAAAATAGAATTTTTAATATTCCTAATTCGTTTTATTCTCGATGAATAATGTTTTGTAATAGGATTCTTGTAACTTTGAAAGTATAAATATTCGCTTGTACTTGTAGTTGGTGCGATAGGAATAATTAAATTAATATTTTTATTATTTTTATGAATATGATCAGCTATTTCAAGAAAGTACGGAATACCAACAGATAGCTTTGGTTTTTTAGAACCTGGTAATAATGCAATCCAATCCTTTTTTTCAGTATTCAAAGAATCTGATTTGTTTTTTTTGATGTCTGCCATTAAATCGCCAACTACTTTACATTTATATCTATGGTTTGAAGGAATATTTTTCTTAACGTTTTTATTCATTGCTGCAATTATGTTGTTCCAACGTGGCCATCTTGAAATCCATTCGGCATATGTGATATTCATATAACCTAATCTTTTTGCTAGTAAAACACTCCAAAACTGATCACCTCCAAGAAAAATAACTATCCCTTTTTGAGGCCATTTTGCAAATTTTGAGGGCCTGATTAATAATTTCCAAAAACTCTTTGATTTTGTAATTAATTCAAATATTTTCCATGATTTGGCAACTGAATATTCTTTCCCAGTAGCATTAGGACAAGGTACAAGAACTAATCTTAAGGAGAAATTCAATTTTTCAATATCTTTAGA comes from the Prochlorococcus marinus str. MIT 9515 genome and includes:
- a CDS encoding PRC-barrel domain-containing protein, with amino-acid sequence MSLSNTSTNNNGRNSVPSERLWLRSELMGTQVITTDTGRRLGVVGEVVVDIDRREVVALGLRDNPLTRFLPGLPKWMPLESIKQVGDVILVDSLDSLSDGFSPERYGKVINCQVITESGQLLGRVLGFSFDIETGDLISLVTGAVGVPILGEGVLSTWEILVDEIVSSGTDRIIVYEGAEEKLKQLSSGLLDKLGVGGSSWDERESNRYSANLVPVENQLLSGSESEEQNNLIEEFKEEDIEEEEYEEELEYVEIETAKEKINNKKQLYLDNDSSEQLGNQIKKENMKEFVVQRQSISNRASKRPIQRSQEPLDIEPVEDKKIVIDNDQSESFEIDDPW
- the smc gene encoding chromosome segregation protein SMC, yielding MRLVHINQVEFENFKSFGGCVKIPLEEGFTVVTGPNGSGKSNILDGILFCLGLANSRGMRADRLPDLINNSKVKEGKASETFVSVRFNIEDWSPREDIPPLELEEDDISLNKNQKEWVVTRKLRLMPGGSYSSTYTSDGRQCTLQQIQRVLRDISVDPEGSNVVMQGDVTRIVSMNNKERRTLIDELAGVALFDSRIEQTHSKLNDVFERQERCEILENELQSSKIKLEKECEKAKKYKELKAKLFHIKEIEKVLLFDKQVQNIQLIKQKNTNLLNSKILLNQQKESLSKEINVLLDAMKVMIAELKEKGEDTLIKVNSDIGSINSNLRELERVAIVNKEEGIKLQEQRDNIAISKKNTELEKNQQEKFNDNFLEKLNLKIQDLTLKHKLSRKKLSDAAGESGEFSKQSIKLNNELDYLKSLIQPLESSKRNIEEEIIQINIQRDEISSQIEGFKLETKKLSEFNQINGKSTDAKNRILSSIRSEIDTLKLEIEVLNKTKVRLNNEQLRLEKDLSRCESRKEALNETRGSYALRVLLEAGLEGIHGYVAQLAAVNEKHRYALEIAAGNRLGQIVVDNDTIASRSIEILKKKKAGRLTFLPLNRIKIHRKNFALTRFENSKENGFVDKAFNLIDCDDVYTDVFRYVFGETVVFSDLESAKLSNQKIRIVTLSGELLEVSGAITGGSKVNKDLAYRFGTNNDIDEAHPIKQRLSLIDEALRKSDNDVVNKTNKLNKLNFNQREILEDCVSSNKEIEVNNNSLKVSMQRIDDNTLRLKKLTSQNNLLNEKLDHIQSEIKPLKSKLNELEIVLKKNYEDNQRSSLMTHNNDFEKLDKELELLTQEKDELLNKKNQFVLNQERIKNQLNLISLQEKNLQESIKELSNAHNEWIKKRDGYKKELASLDDQKSLLEKDLGILRRKRDELNSSISNKRQEINEFTLKLEYLERDISSLNEEMRSETIKLENYKKELPDPLPSFGEYESITLDSLQSEIVILNTKLESLEPVNMLALDELEELTERLNNLIERLEVLSNERSELLLRIETVSTMRQEAFMQAFKEVDKHFREIFANLSDGDGFLQLENSDAPLEGGLTLVAHPKGKNVRRLASMSGGEKSLTALSFLFALQKYKPSPFYALDEVDSFLDGINVERLSKLITSQSSNAQFIVVSHRRPMISASERTIGVAQARGANTQVVGLPNAA